The Zobellia alginiliquefaciens genome contains a region encoding:
- a CDS encoding 1-acyl-sn-glycerol-3-phosphate acyltransferase — protein sequence MKNIGYQLLKTWIKTGLHLYYGKIQVSGLDNVPKDKPVLFLPNHQSALLDVLLIAVDCNRKPFFLTRSDVFTKPSLKKFFAYLRMIPIYRIRDGREALKNNQAVFDQCAEIFGNGHAIVMFPEANHNIKRRVRPLSKGFTRILFNAVDRLADTDIHIVPVGLNYRSNSGFPDRVAIYFDKSIVVNTLYDVNDVQGSVNMVKGMVSDRLKHLTTHIEDESTYNSISGQLNALNTDYLNPFETNKTIETLSTSVNVDAVVKKKGILHSLAKAVFELINFPLLLIWRKWAKPKVWEPEFMGTLRFGFALLAYPVYYALVFTVVALLSNSPTGLIVILALFLYNWLYVRNN from the coding sequence TTGAAGAATATAGGCTATCAATTATTGAAAACCTGGATTAAGACGGGATTACATCTTTATTACGGGAAAATACAAGTTTCAGGGCTGGATAATGTACCTAAGGACAAGCCTGTACTTTTTTTACCAAACCACCAAAGTGCACTGTTAGATGTGTTATTGATTGCGGTAGATTGTAATCGTAAACCATTCTTCTTAACACGTTCGGATGTGTTTACGAAGCCTAGCCTAAAGAAGTTTTTTGCCTATCTAAGAATGATTCCTATTTATAGAATTAGAGATGGGAGGGAGGCCTTAAAAAACAACCAAGCTGTATTTGATCAATGTGCCGAAATTTTTGGGAATGGACATGCTATCGTAATGTTTCCGGAAGCTAACCATAATATTAAACGTCGTGTGAGGCCTTTAAGTAAGGGGTTTACCCGTATTCTTTTCAATGCTGTGGATAGATTGGCGGATACGGATATTCATATTGTTCCCGTGGGTCTTAATTATAGAAGTAACTCGGGTTTTCCGGATCGGGTGGCCATCTATTTTGATAAGAGTATCGTGGTAAATACCCTGTATGATGTCAATGACGTTCAAGGGTCGGTCAATATGGTAAAAGGAATGGTCTCGGATAGGTTGAAGCACTTAACGACCCATATAGAGGATGAGAGTACTTATAACTCTATTTCAGGGCAATTAAATGCTTTGAATACAGATTACCTCAATCCGTTTGAAACAAATAAAACTATAGAAACGCTCAGTACATCTGTAAATGTTGATGCTGTGGTTAAGAAAAAGGGTATACTCCATTCATTGGCAAAAGCGGTATTTGAACTGATCAACTTTCCGTTACTTCTAATATGGCGAAAATGGGCCAAACCGAAAGTTTGGGAACCGGAATTTATGGGAACCCTTCGTTTTGGGTTTGCCTTGTTGGCTTACCCTGTTTACTATGCGTTGGTATTTACCGTAGTGGCGTTGTTAAGCAATAGCCCTACTGGGTTGATAGTTATACTGGCTTTATTTCTTTACAATTGGCTGTATGTTCGGAATAATTAA
- a CDS encoding ABC transporter ATP-binding protein: MKELAHLNKYFKKYWSKLLIGLFITIIARVLQLVMPRYVKESIMVIENFMDGQVEESAAKGLLLEYILIIVGAALLSGFFTFLMRQTIINVSRYIEYDLKNEIFDHYQFLSLNFYKKNRTGDLMNRISEDVNQVRMYAGPALMYGINTITLFACIIPIMFMTAPTLAAYTLIPLPILSVLIYYISKVIHERSTIVQQYLSNLSTFTQEIFSGVSVIKAYALEPQTNSDLSALAVEGKDKSMDLAKVNAWFFPLMILLIGISNIFVIYIGGKQYINGEIESSGVIAEFVLYVNMLTWPVAIIGWLTSIVQRAEASQKRINEFLNETPDIRNTVLEETPVKGKIEFKNVTFTYEDTEITALKNISFTIHEGETVAILGKTGSGKSTILDLIARLYDVTSGEILIDGTPIKELNIDSLRKAIGAVPQDAFLFSDSIKSNIKFGKENASDEEVVEAAKNAVVHENIMGFQKEYETVLGERGITLSGGQKQRVSIARALLKKPEVYLFDDCLSAVDTETEEEILNNLKKASKNRTTLIVSHRVSSAKNADKVLVLSNGELLQEGNHTDLNSVEGYYKDLYYTQLSEKEN, translated from the coding sequence ATGAAGGAACTTGCACACCTAAATAAGTACTTTAAAAAATATTGGTCTAAATTATTGATCGGGTTGTTCATAACAATTATTGCACGTGTGCTACAACTGGTTATGCCTAGATATGTAAAAGAATCGATTATGGTAATCGAAAATTTTATGGATGGGCAAGTGGAAGAATCGGCCGCTAAGGGCCTTCTCCTAGAGTACATTTTAATAATTGTAGGAGCTGCTCTGCTATCTGGCTTTTTCACCTTTCTCATGCGCCAGACCATAATCAATGTCTCTAGGTATATTGAGTATGACCTTAAAAATGAAATCTTTGACCATTATCAATTTCTAAGCCTAAATTTCTACAAGAAAAATAGAACAGGAGATTTAATGAATCGTATTAGTGAAGACGTAAATCAGGTTCGTATGTATGCTGGGCCCGCTTTAATGTACGGCATAAATACCATTACTTTATTCGCCTGCATAATTCCCATTATGTTTATGACCGCCCCAACATTAGCGGCATACACATTAATTCCTCTACCTATTCTATCTGTTCTTATCTATTATATAAGTAAGGTAATCCATGAGCGCAGCACTATTGTACAACAATACCTTTCTAACCTATCTACCTTTACACAAGAAATATTTTCCGGTGTTTCCGTTATTAAAGCATACGCCTTGGAACCACAGACCAATAGTGATTTGAGCGCTTTGGCGGTAGAAGGAAAAGATAAGAGTATGGATTTGGCCAAGGTGAACGCTTGGTTCTTTCCTCTAATGATATTACTTATAGGGATCAGTAACATTTTTGTTATCTACATTGGTGGAAAACAGTATATAAATGGAGAAATAGAATCTTCTGGTGTTATTGCCGAATTTGTACTTTATGTGAATATGCTTACTTGGCCTGTGGCAATTATTGGCTGGTTGACCTCCATCGTACAACGCGCTGAAGCCTCACAAAAACGTATAAACGAATTCTTGAACGAAACCCCGGATATTAGGAACACCGTTCTGGAAGAAACACCAGTTAAAGGGAAAATAGAATTTAAGAACGTAACCTTCACCTATGAGGATACTGAAATAACGGCCCTAAAAAACATCTCATTTACCATACACGAAGGGGAAACCGTTGCTATTCTAGGTAAGACCGGTTCTGGAAAATCAACCATTTTAGACCTGATCGCCAGATTGTATGACGTTACGTCCGGTGAAATATTAATAGATGGCACCCCAATAAAAGAGTTGAATATTGATAGTTTAAGGAAAGCCATTGGTGCCGTACCACAGGATGCCTTTTTATTCTCGGACTCCATTAAAAGCAATATAAAGTTCGGCAAGGAAAATGCTTCGGACGAAGAAGTTGTAGAAGCTGCAAAGAACGCAGTAGTACATGAAAACATAATGGGATTTCAAAAAGAATATGAAACCGTTCTGGGCGAAAGGGGAATTACACTCAGTGGAGGGCAAAAACAACGGGTATCCATAGCTAGGGCTTTGCTAAAAAAACCAGAAGTTTACCTGTTTGATGATTGCTTATCTGCCGTTGACACAGAAACCGAAGAGGAGATTTTAAACAACCTTAAAAAAGCCTCCAAAAACCGCACCACACTTATAGTTAGCCATAGGGTATCATCTGCAAAAAACGCCGATAAAGTATTGGTCTTATCCAATGGGGAACTTCTCCAAGAAGGTAACCACACTGATTTAAACAGTGTTGAAGGATATTACAAAGATTTGTACTACACGCAACTGTCAGAGAAAGAAAACTGA
- a CDS encoding PUR family DNA/RNA-binding protein produces the protein MNEKDSMDQEEIHSKVLRAGRRTYFFDVRSTKAGDYYLTITESKKFTHDDGSFHYKKHKIYLYKEDFEAFKDNVSEMMNFIIEEKGAEVISERHQKDFKKEEEVTTTTNGELKSTETGNFTDVSFDDI, from the coding sequence ATGAACGAAAAAGATTCAATGGACCAGGAGGAAATTCATTCCAAAGTTTTACGGGCAGGTAGGCGCACGTATTTCTTTGATGTACGAAGTACCAAGGCAGGCGATTACTATCTAACCATTACCGAGAGTAAAAAATTTACTCATGACGATGGTTCTTTCCACTACAAAAAACATAAAATTTACCTGTATAAGGAAGATTTTGAAGCCTTTAAGGATAATGTATCGGAAATGATGAATTTTATTATTGAAGAGAAAGGCGCTGAAGTCATCTCTGAACGTCACCAAAAAGACTTTAAGAAAGAAGAGGAAGTAACAACAACTACCAACGGAGAATTAAAATCTACGGAAACCGGTAATTTTACCGATGTTAGTTTTGATGACATCTAA